In Massilistercora timonensis, the following are encoded in one genomic region:
- a CDS encoding helix-turn-helix transcriptional regulator, whose product MQKIRPDMDIGHNIQRLRRNTNMTQEQVVAHLQLMGIEISKSTYAKLETNRMNIKVSELIALSKIFDADIAEFFSGLL is encoded by the coding sequence ATGCAGAAGATCAGACCTGACATGGATATCGGTCATAATATCCAACGTCTAAGACGGAATACAAATATGACACAAGAACAGGTTGTTGCTCACTTACAGCTTATGGGGATCGAAATCTCCAAAAGCACTTACGCCAAACTGGAGACCAACCGGATGAACATCAAAGTCAGTGAACTTATAGCACTCAGCAAGATCTTTGATGCTGATATCGCCGAATTCTTTTCCGGATTACTTTAA
- a CDS encoding MobA/MobL family protein — translation MANGKNCFIQTVKLPHVRGRVRYISDPKRQENLYAAYTSADPKFWQYLSKENQADFARSGTEGKCIEARELIIMLPPGLIHYDHDTLLKYFTAKFVERYGVAVASALHHNKRKTNLHIHLIFSERKAYDEPVEKIASRNMFYDETGKHVRTKKEILDENGEIRSGCRIIKKGEVYEKHFFQPKNPEFKSKKFTEDMKYFYTDLINELVQDPAEKLKVFDKNSPYLPTRKVGKNNPKAEEIRIDNYLRQEWNNMVDRAVVEGVSEEELHFAKKKEITDPAAESIRRSGWKPEIFRTILQKAIGKLRGFIQYIKELRNAEYDENGQPIFYRDLKFDVTPAPLPEIAKGKRPSSAMQEAEVMRLDNILQKMKKAEQRIYAVEKVLIRLEKERQNIDGKWFHGKEKKELDQKIAGKQQELKKAKATLAGIPGLHGYENALEVKKAYKVAKRELNWVRKQQNTWNQAMKPSKKMYLVIQANRPEQTKKRSIHERLEEKKQEIAQQQKKERKRNYDRDCL, via the coding sequence ATGGCAAATGGAAAGAATTGTTTTATCCAGACGGTCAAACTGCCTCACGTCCGGGGCAGGGTACGTTATATCTCGGATCCAAAGCGGCAGGAAAATCTGTATGCTGCCTATACCAGTGCGGATCCGAAATTCTGGCAGTATCTGTCAAAGGAGAATCAGGCGGATTTTGCCAGAAGCGGAACGGAAGGAAAATGTATTGAGGCCAGGGAACTGATCATCATGCTGCCGCCTGGCCTGATCCATTATGATCATGACACGCTGCTGAAATATTTTACTGCGAAATTTGTGGAACGGTACGGCGTGGCTGTGGCAAGCGCCCTTCACCACAATAAACGGAAAACCAATCTTCATATCCATCTTATTTTTTCAGAGAGAAAAGCTTATGATGAGCCGGTGGAGAAGATCGCTTCAAGAAATATGTTTTATGATGAGACAGGAAAACATGTCCGGACGAAGAAAGAAATCCTGGATGAAAATGGAGAAATCCGTTCCGGCTGCAGGATCATCAAAAAAGGGGAGGTTTATGAAAAGCATTTCTTCCAGCCTAAGAATCCGGAATTCAAGTCGAAAAAATTTACAGAGGATATGAAATATTTCTATACGGATCTGATCAATGAACTGGTGCAGGATCCGGCGGAGAAACTGAAGGTGTTTGATAAGAACAGCCCGTATCTTCCAACCAGAAAGGTTGGGAAGAATAATCCGAAAGCAGAGGAGATACGGATCGATAATTATCTTCGGCAGGAGTGGAACAACATGGTAGACCGGGCGGTAGTGGAAGGTGTGTCCGAAGAGGAACTGCACTTTGCAAAGAAAAAAGAGATCACAGATCCGGCGGCAGAATCCATCCGAAGGTCAGGGTGGAAACCGGAGATTTTCCGGACGATCCTGCAAAAGGCGATTGGAAAGCTGCGGGGCTTTATCCAGTATATCAAAGAACTCCGGAATGCAGAATATGACGAGAATGGACAGCCAATATTTTACCGTGACCTGAAATTTGATGTGACGCCGGCACCGCTGCCGGAGATTGCAAAAGGGAAAAGGCCATCTTCAGCAATGCAGGAAGCAGAAGTAATGAGGCTGGATAACATTCTGCAAAAGATGAAGAAAGCAGAGCAGAGGATCTATGCTGTCGAGAAAGTTCTGATCCGGCTGGAGAAAGAACGGCAGAATATTGACGGGAAATGGTTTCACGGAAAAGAAAAGAAGGAGCTGGATCAGAAGATTGCCGGAAAACAGCAGGAACTGAAAAAAGCGAAGGCTACACTAGCCGGAATACCTGGACTGCATGGATATGAAAATGCGCTTGAAGTGAAGAAAGCTTACAAGGTTGCGAAGAGAGAACTGAACTGGGTACGGAAACAGCAGAATACATGGAATCAGGCAATGAAGCCGTCGAAGAAAATGTATCTGGTAATCCAGGCGAACAGACCGGAACAGACAAAAAAGAGAAGTATTCATGAGCGCTTAGAAGAAAAGAAACAAGAAATAGCACAGCAACAGAAGAAAGAGCGAAAACGGAATTATGATAGAGATTGCCTTTAG
- a CDS encoding virulence-associated E family protein translates to MLTQGEIQENLDVTEKGKIRQSIQNCKYALEHDPYLQGAICRNEMTCQIDIMKKVPWKRRGVQMTDTDMNNLSLYLEKNYGLTSDRVIAKAVDIVANDNSFHPIIDLLESLIWDGTPRIRNMLTHFFGASDPEYSGEIMKMHMLASISRLYDPGKKYDIMLCLVGGQGTGKSTFFKYLAIRDEWFTDDVKRLDDKKVYEYLQGHWIIEMSEMNAVANARSIEETKSFLSRQKDTYRIPYERRAEDRYRQCVFCGTSNDLAFLPFDRTGNRRFGPVRVCPEKAETTIYSNEKESREYILQAWAEAMEIYRSGDFSLTFSPDMEDYVKALQKEFMPEDTQTGMIQAFLDRYEEDYVCSTIIYQEVFRHEGMVPKWQSKEIGDLMDNEIIGWEKHGTHRFPGSLGTQRSWKRIHPKKDGDGFINIDENTELPFE, encoded by the coding sequence ATGCTGACCCAGGGGGAGATACAGGAGAACCTGGACGTGACAGAGAAAGGAAAGATCCGTCAGTCCATCCAAAACTGTAAATATGCGCTGGAACATGATCCGTATCTGCAGGGAGCAATTTGCAGAAATGAAATGACCTGCCAGATCGATATTATGAAAAAGGTTCCATGGAAACGCCGGGGCGTCCAGATGACGGATACGGATATGAACAATCTGTCCCTTTATCTGGAAAAGAATTACGGACTGACCAGTGACAGGGTAATCGCCAAGGCGGTGGATATTGTGGCAAACGATAACAGCTTCCATCCCATTATTGATCTGCTGGAAAGCCTGATCTGGGACGGAACGCCGAGGATCCGCAACATGCTTACCCATTTCTTCGGGGCGTCTGATCCGGAGTATTCCGGTGAGATCATGAAAATGCATATGCTTGCGTCCATCAGCCGTCTGTATGACCCGGGGAAGAAATATGATATCATGCTCTGTCTGGTAGGTGGACAGGGAACCGGGAAATCTACATTTTTCAAATATCTGGCGATCCGGGATGAGTGGTTTACCGATGATGTGAAACGGCTGGATGATAAGAAGGTTTATGAATATCTGCAGGGACACTGGATTATAGAAATGTCAGAAATGAATGCGGTGGCCAATGCCAGGAGTATTGAGGAAACAAAATCATTCCTGAGCAGACAGAAGGATACCTACCGGATCCCTTATGAGAGGCGGGCAGAAGACCGGTACCGGCAGTGTGTATTCTGCGGAACTTCCAATGATCTTGCATTCCTGCCCTTTGACAGGACAGGAAACCGCCGGTTCGGACCGGTCAGAGTATGCCCGGAAAAAGCGGAAACGACCATTTACAGTAATGAGAAAGAGTCCAGGGAATACATCCTGCAGGCATGGGCGGAAGCTATGGAGATCTATCGAAGCGGAGATTTTTCTCTCACATTCTCGCCGGATATGGAAGATTATGTGAAAGCACTCCAGAAAGAGTTTATGCCGGAAGATACCCAGACGGGCATGATCCAGGCGTTCCTGGACCGGTATGAGGAAGACTATGTATGTTCTACCATCATTTATCAGGAAGTGTTCCGCCATGAAGGGATGGTGCCGAAATGGCAGTCCAAAGAGATTGGCGACCTGATGGATAATGAGATTATCGGATGGGAAAAACACGGGACACACCGGTTCCCGGGAAGCCTTGGAACTCAGCGTTCCTGGAAACGGATCCATCCGAAAAAAGACGGGGACGGCTTTATAAATATAGATGAAAATACAGAGCTGCCCTTTGAATAA
- a CDS encoding CHC2 zinc finger domain-containing protein encodes MNIFQEVKSYVTAKQAAEQYGIRVGRNQMACCPFHDDHHPSMKIDTNYYCFACGAKGDVIGLTAGLFGLSPYEAASKLIADFQLPLTAEKRWERRKKYRNRNPVSVKEKMTDWHRHAVKILIDYLSWIRFWKRFYGSEPDAFEQEQFLEALDNERKINDYLDILLTGSGEEIAEFFICKRKEVAEIEQHVERYQRGVHAEIRAYCRG; translated from the coding sequence GTGAATATATTTCAGGAAGTAAAATCATACGTTACCGCAAAGCAGGCGGCGGAGCAGTACGGGATCCGGGTCGGCAGGAACCAGATGGCATGCTGTCCGTTTCATGACGATCATCATCCCAGCATGAAAATTGATACTAATTATTACTGTTTTGCCTGCGGAGCAAAAGGAGATGTGATCGGGTTGACTGCAGGGCTGTTTGGTCTGTCGCCTTACGAAGCGGCCAGCAAACTGATCGCAGATTTTCAGCTGCCGTTGACAGCAGAGAAACGTTGGGAAAGACGAAAAAAATACAGAAACAGGAATCCGGTTTCTGTCAAAGAGAAGATGACAGACTGGCACCGGCATGCGGTAAAAATTCTGATTGATTATCTGTCATGGATCCGGTTCTGGAAACGGTTCTATGGATCGGAACCGGACGCCTTTGAGCAGGAACAATTCCTGGAGGCGCTGGACAATGAGAGGAAGATCAATGATTATCTGGATATTCTTCTGACTGGAAGCGGAGAAGAAATTGCAGAATTCTTTATCTGTAAGCGGAAGGAGGTGGCGGAGATTGAGCAGCATGTGGAACGATATCAGCGAGGAGTCCATGCGGAAATTAGAGCGTATTGCAGAGGATGA
- a CDS encoding helix-turn-helix transcriptional regulator has translation MKHDTKQIGLRIRTARKQKGMNQTQLAAALGKSLRTIQKYESGEIEVSLAMINELAGVLDTTSTYLTGYDMQEKPLTNMADVMQFLFQLDQIRELGFRIDVKRPPEHDRWECSITFNGKDLSSSENADMCLFLEEFRENREEYAAYGHSASSYQDWKDKTLAYYAAVPLSETETEELTEEERISRRNAFLKEQFRS, from the coding sequence ATGAAACATGATACGAAACAGATCGGACTGAGAATCCGGACTGCCCGAAAGCAAAAAGGTATGAATCAGACGCAGCTGGCAGCCGCACTTGGCAAATCTCTCCGCACAATCCAGAAATACGAAAGCGGAGAGATTGAAGTGTCGCTCGCCATGATCAACGAGCTTGCCGGGGTACTGGACACCACTTCTACTTATCTGACCGGCTATGACATGCAGGAGAAGCCGCTGACCAATATGGCAGACGTCATGCAGTTTCTCTTCCAGCTGGATCAGATCCGGGAGCTCGGCTTCCGGATTGATGTGAAGCGTCCGCCGGAACACGACCGCTGGGAGTGCTCCATTACCTTCAACGGCAAAGACCTGTCGTCCTCTGAAAATGCAGATATGTGTTTATTCCTGGAAGAATTCAGGGAAAACAGAGAGGAATATGCTGCATATGGCCATTCTGCCAGTTCCTATCAGGACTGGAAAGACAAGACACTTGCCTACTATGCAGCTGTCCCGTTGTCTGAAACGGAAACGGAAGAACTGACAGAGGAAGAGCGCATCAGCCGCCGGAACGCCTTTTTAAAGGAGCAGTTCAGATCATAA
- a CDS encoding site-specific integrase, protein MKLPNGYGSVVKLSGKRRKPYMVRKTTGYRIDPVKEKKIAEYIIIGYARTKSEGLEMLADYNHNPYDTKAAKMTFSEVYEEWSKKKYPTVSESNVKGYTASYKACTLLYHRVFKDLKLADLQQVIDTCGKNYPTLKKVKILFNQLYRFALKNDICNKDYSTYVDIAQYKDRNPNKHSRNKFPREEIDRIWTMQDDKYYQIVLMLLYNGTRISEFLSLKKVNVHLDEQYFDVIDSKTENGIRKVPIADKLLPFYRNWYNSCPECEYLLHTEDGKPFKYRNYFDSYWTPLMEQIGIQRTPHCTRHTCISMLSEAGVQETVIKKIVGHSGAMTLTEKVYTHLDVRILIDAINRTLE, encoded by the coding sequence ATGAAATTACCAAACGGCTACGGAAGTGTAGTGAAATTATCCGGAAAACGGAGAAAACCATATATGGTCCGCAAGACAACGGGATACCGGATCGATCCCGTAAAAGAAAAGAAGATTGCAGAATATATTATCATCGGCTATGCCCGGACAAAATCCGAAGGGCTGGAGATGCTGGCTGATTATAATCATAATCCTTATGATACGAAAGCCGCAAAAATGACTTTTTCCGAGGTGTACGAAGAATGGTCAAAGAAGAAATATCCGACCGTATCTGAAAGCAATGTAAAAGGATACACAGCCTCCTACAAGGCCTGTACCCTCCTTTACCACCGGGTTTTCAAAGACCTGAAACTGGCGGATCTTCAGCAGGTGATCGATACCTGCGGCAAAAATTATCCGACACTGAAGAAAGTAAAGATCCTGTTTAACCAGCTGTACAGATTTGCCCTGAAGAATGATATCTGCAACAAAGATTATTCCACCTACGTGGATATCGCGCAGTACAAAGACCGGAACCCGAACAAACACAGCAGGAACAAATTTCCCAGGGAAGAGATCGACAGGATCTGGACCATGCAGGATGATAAGTATTACCAGATTGTCCTCATGCTGCTCTATAACGGCACCCGGATTTCCGAATTCCTGTCCCTGAAAAAAGTAAATGTACACCTGGATGAGCAGTATTTTGATGTGATCGACAGCAAAACAGAAAACGGTATCCGGAAAGTGCCCATTGCCGACAAGCTGCTCCCGTTCTACCGGAACTGGTACAACTCCTGCCCGGAATGTGAATATCTTCTCCATACAGAAGACGGAAAACCGTTCAAGTACCGCAACTACTTTGACAGTTACTGGACACCCCTGATGGAGCAGATCGGTATCCAGCGGACACCGCACTGCACCCGCCACACCTGTATCTCCATGCTGTCCGAAGCCGGTGTGCAGGAAACGGTCATCAAGAAAATTGTGGGGCATTCCGGAGCCATGACACTGACTGAAAAGGTCTACACCCATCTGGATGTACGGATCCTGATTGACGCTATAAACAGGACTCTTGAGTAA